From the Pelagicoccus sp. SDUM812003 genome, one window contains:
- a CDS encoding YezD family protein, whose translation MNQQSPIQPHFPEALPSWGRIVFEKIQSLQFGSVQITIHDGKVTQVECTEKIRIRPADSNRADS comes from the coding sequence ATGAATCAACAGTCTCCAATTCAACCGCATTTTCCCGAAGCGTTGCCTTCATGGGGGCGAATCGTATTCGAGAAGATTCAGAGTCTCCAGTTCGGAAGCGTTCAAATCACCATCCACGACGGCAAGGTCACTCAGGTCGAGTGCACGGAGAAGATCCGGATCCGTCCGGCCGACAGCAACCGAGCGGACTCCTAA
- a CDS encoding Fic family protein translates to MASPSENLAKSLDSLRKLQGNQGTTAIRSRDLSRTDRERLMKNGFLQEVMKGWYVPARPDETKGESTAWYASFWKFCASYLNERFGSDWSLSPEQSLELLAGNWTVPAQLLVRAKNAGNKVTNLPHGTSLLDIRAILPSSEDLLEVDGLRLFSLEYAFVSAGPTFFKQSPTSARAALAMLRDASPLLSKLLEGGHSTVAGRLAGACRNIGREKTADEIVETMETAGYSVRESDPFDDGIAVRITQAGTSPYVSRIKLLWQAMRDQVTEAFPPAPGLPKGKKRYVQAVDEVYTTDAYNSLSIEGYRVTPALIDSVRSGNWNPDDIETDRTHRDAMAARGYWQSFQAVRSSVETVLEGGNPGKVADSDHGSWYRELFAPSVTAGILAPVDLAGYRRGQVYIRGSMHVPVKREAVAECMEALFELLSLEESAAARVVLGHFFFVFIHPYMDGNGRIGRFLMNLMLASGGYPWTVIPVEARTDYMQALEEASVRQNIKPFAKFLANLVREQMGSDK, encoded by the coding sequence ATGGCATCACCATCCGAAAACCTAGCAAAATCCTTGGACAGCCTTCGCAAGCTCCAAGGAAACCAAGGAACGACAGCCATCCGTTCCAGGGACTTATCGCGCACGGATCGGGAGCGGCTTATGAAGAATGGCTTCCTGCAGGAAGTCATGAAGGGATGGTACGTGCCAGCAAGGCCGGACGAAACAAAAGGCGAAAGCACAGCATGGTACGCCTCTTTCTGGAAGTTCTGCGCCAGTTATCTGAATGAGCGCTTCGGATCTGACTGGAGCTTGTCGCCCGAGCAGTCGCTCGAATTGCTGGCGGGCAACTGGACCGTTCCTGCGCAACTACTCGTCCGAGCAAAGAACGCTGGCAACAAGGTGACGAATCTTCCCCACGGCACCTCCCTCTTAGACATTAGGGCAATCCTCCCCTCATCCGAGGACTTGCTGGAAGTCGACGGACTGCGCCTTTTCTCTCTGGAATACGCTTTCGTCTCAGCTGGCCCGACTTTCTTCAAACAATCTCCAACCAGCGCCCGTGCCGCCCTCGCAATGCTGCGCGACGCATCTCCGCTACTTTCCAAGCTCCTCGAAGGGGGACACAGTACCGTCGCGGGCAGACTGGCGGGAGCCTGCCGCAATATCGGACGCGAAAAAACCGCGGACGAAATAGTCGAGACTATGGAAACGGCAGGCTATTCAGTTAGAGAATCCGATCCTTTCGACGATGGAATTGCCGTTCGAATCACCCAAGCAGGGACCTCTCCCTATGTAAGCCGCATCAAATTGCTATGGCAGGCAATGCGGGATCAAGTGACCGAAGCATTCCCGCCAGCGCCCGGACTGCCAAAAGGGAAGAAACGCTACGTCCAAGCAGTAGATGAAGTCTACACGACCGACGCCTACAACTCTCTGTCAATCGAAGGCTACAGAGTCACCCCGGCCTTGATCGACAGTGTCCGTAGCGGCAACTGGAATCCAGATGACATAGAGACGGATCGCACGCACCGAGACGCCATGGCAGCCCGCGGCTATTGGCAGTCCTTCCAAGCAGTCCGATCAAGCGTTGAAACGGTTCTGGAAGGCGGCAATCCAGGCAAGGTAGCCGACTCGGACCACGGAAGCTGGTACCGGGAACTCTTCGCACCTAGCGTGACGGCGGGTATTCTAGCTCCAGTCGACCTGGCAGGCTACCGACGCGGACAGGTCTACATTCGAGGGTCGATGCACGTTCCAGTGAAACGAGAAGCCGTCGCCGAATGCATGGAAGCCCTCTTCGAACTGCTCTCCTTGGAAGAGTCAGCCGCAGCTCGCGTAGTGCTCGGCCATTTCTTTTTTGTATTCATACATCCATACATGGACGGCAACGGGCGCATCGGCAGGTTCCTGATGAATCTCATGCTCGCATCCGGCGGATATCCTTGGACCGTAATCCCCGTCGAAGCGAGAACCGACTACATGCAAGCGCTGGAAGAAGCCAGCGTCCGGCAGAACATCAAGCCATTCGCGAAGTTCCTCGCGAACCTCGTTCGCGAGCAGATGGGTAGCGACAAATAG